A part of Podarcis muralis chromosome 13, rPodMur119.hap1.1, whole genome shotgun sequence genomic DNA contains:
- the C13H12orf76 gene encoding uncharacterized protein C12orf76 homolog, whose translation MGRRGGCRAAGLLLLLLLRAAGGDALRDEAEAAPPGNSRPYAVLQTQNLVLMGSVFGILLVAMILLSVCVYKPIRRR comes from the exons ATGGGGCGGCGCGGCGGCtgccgggcggcggggctgctgctgctgctgctgctgcgggcgGCCGGCGGAGACGCGCTGCGGGACGAGGCCGAGGCGGCCCCGCCAGGGAACAGCCGGCCCTACGCCGTGCTCCAGACGCAGAACCTGG TTCTGATGGGAAGTGTCTTTGGCATCCTGCTCGTCGCCATGATCctgctgtctgtgtgtgtgtacaagccCATTCGCCGGCGGTAG